tctACATCTAAACGGAATAAATCTCTAATCTAGcccacaaaatatatattacactcATGATTTGTTATAAACGTTCCTAAAATAAGCACACATATTTACGAAATAACAATCTTGTATATTGCTgcgaaattgcattttttttttcctcgcaaTTATCGCTCGCGTGAACGACCGAACGCAAATGATAGCAATGGAAgcgtatatattatagtgttaaatataaatcgaaCGTTATCGTAGATGTCATAAATGTGCGTACACATCACACGATCATAATAGACGATCGTAAAATTGATACTGCATTGCataggctgcgttccgatattcactatCAGTACGTTACGTAagttatagattttcagtacttgcAATGAATATTGGAATGCAGCCATGGGGAGCTTTCCAgtaagcgacacaagtcgacacaaacgtcgttctatctttcttttttggcaatgagtAACAGAGACAAAATgacacttgtgtcgacttgtgtcgcttgctggaaagctcccataGACAGCTTTGACGATCGCGCGAACCTTCGTAAAACGATCGGTCTTCGGTTTGGCTACTTATCGATTTTTTCATTCCATATGAATAACGTGCGAAAGACGTACActgtttgaatatataaaattatatatactctctattttaattttacgtcGATTCGACATATAATTGACTCTAATAAGACTCTTATAGAAATATTCGTAATTGcttgattaatataaaaacttatgTGCAAATCAAGGATTTTTGAtgtcgaatcgaatcgaatctcACCCGATTTGTATTCGAATAGTTCGCAGTGTTTGCACACTTCGCACATctctgataaaaataaaactataatgaGGTCGGAATAAATGGCAAAAGTGTCAACGCAGTATTCGACATCGGTGTCATTCATCGACGCGTCAACGTCAAATCGACGTTGATTCAACCAATCATTTCTGACTGGGATTTCTTTTGCAGGGACAGCGAGTCGCTCCAGCCGGCTTGTTTCGTATTCGCGCGGGTCGTCCTCCGTTGCCCGGATCATcaacgtcgacgtcgacgtttCCAGGTGGCGTGGCACTTGGATCGAACTATTCGAACTTCGTCACCGCCGTCAGCATCGCTGGCCCGACCCTCCTCCCCTTTCCCACCGCGTTCTTCACCACTTTCCTCCCCGCCACCCCTCATCCGCACTCAGTCCGCGCTGTCCGCCACTGTCCGCGCCCCGCGGCGATCGCTCCGGGAGTCGACAACGTGGTGTTGCATGCGTGCATGTGTGCGATTTCCGCGTCGACGATTCTCGTTCGACTCTCCTCGATTCCGCCACTCGTCGTTTCGACGCGGAGTCGAGGAACGGAAGGATCGGCCACGCGGAAAACGCGAACGGAAGGAGTGAAAGCTGTACGCGTTAACGAGTGAGGATGAAGTCCAATCGAGCCGCCTCATTGTCAGCCGAAGATTACGCGAAAGCGGAACGAGCGTATCACACCAATCGGGATCGTTCTGGATAGAACTCTTCTCAAGATTCCGTCGGAACGGTCCCGTGATTGGTGATCCGCCTGTTCCGCGTAATCCAGCGTAATATCCGCTCGATTGGACTTCATCTTGACACTCTTGACAggcaagagaaagagagagaaagtgacagagagaaagagcgcggCGCCGCGGGTCCTCTTTCGCTGgtggaaaagagaaagagagagggagaggaacagaaggacgagaaagagaacgagGAGGGTAACTAAACATGTCGCACGCGTGTCTGCGGAACGCCGTGATCGCCGGCGGATGGCCGACGAAGACGatgacggcggcggcgacggcgagaCAGAGTGCCGGTAGCGGTGGCGGGGCGCTGATTGGACGAGGGGTAGGGATGGCGGACGTGCCGGTGCCGGTGTCCTCCATGCCGATGCTAGTCCAGCCACTCCTGCCGGTTATTCAGTGTCGCGACATGGCATCGAGTGCGGCGGCGGTCGCCGCGGCGAGTTCGCGCGGCAAGGTCCTCACCCCGGACAACGTCTTCGAGAACCTGCGCAAGATGGAGTACGCGGTGCGCGGACCGCTGCTCCTTAGGGCGCTAGAGATCGAGAAGGAGCTGAAAAAGGTAAGGATCAGGACAAGCCAAACTGGAGCCAGCGAGTCGTCCAAGGACGATATGCCTGCACTCCAGGGCTAGAGAGTGAAAATCCCCGCTGAGcgcgagtaaaaaaaaaaggcgcGATTTTATAGCggcaaatatatatagcagAGTGCATGGAACGCGGGCGCGCAGCGGGTTAGTTACATGAGTTATAAGTTACATCGAATGTAAACGGAATGAATGTgaacgaaagaaagagagggatgGGAGAGGGATGGGCTCGCGGTGGCAGACGCGAGGTTGTCATGGTGAAACGCCAAGTATCAAAGATGAAGGAGGgggagaagaagaggaggaagaggagggaaATATTAATCGCTAATTGAAACTCTAACTTGAAGTGCGAATCGAGCTCGGATGAGCACGAGCGGAGGAtacgttttatttcaaaattgcgCTTTATTAGGTATTCCCCACACGCGAGAGATAAAAGATAAGCGCGTTCCCGAGAAAGAAAACGTAAATAAAGCCGAAAGATAACGCTAGATATATTTGACGGGATTCTTGACATTGAGCAAGAACTAACCggaaattaatgattaataaaaaaggcGATGTTAAAATTAGAGAGTCTGTTGTTCGAAATCTCAATCTTAAACCCACgcttttaaatgcaaaatcgTGCTGTTAAAgctgtgaaaaaatatttcggatgttatttatattttgttagagATATATGGATTAGTGACTTGtctattctaaaaataagCCGTGTAATAAATTAGCATATTAAAAGACTATAAGAAATCAGTTAAGtatgtaataagtaaataaaaaaaaatagaacgtACTTAATAGGACGAAGTTACTTacatctaattgtaagtattcATCTAATTTATCTCTCGtacaaataattgaatttagaCAATTACAGTAGAACGTCTAAATTGGTGGAAGCAATTTAAACTTAACGTGCGCTTTGACGCATAATTGTAGTCAACATATTATTCCATGTAACATTACAATCGGTGATATGACGGTTTTCAGACTTTCGTATCGCCGAACGTGAGAACATGAGAACGTAACGACGTTGATTGCCACGAGCGAACggcttttctttttatttcgatgatatatatatatacatatacggaCTGGACACATATGGTAGCCTCTTATCACGTTATCTAACTCAGGATATACGGCTACGCCATTGCTAGCAGGAACGCACGTACTGCACACCCATGGAAAACAAAATGCAGAAAtcaattattgaaaaagataCATCTACTGAAATCGAGAATGTCGAAGGCGAGAGGGATGAGATACACGCGCTTTTATCTCCCAGAATAACGTATCCTCGTAAACGACTTCCGCTTCTCGAGTTTCTGAAACTGTTCTATGTCGTTTACGGATATACAGAGTGTATTCGAAATAAACACACTTCTTTAGAGACGTATGCTTAAGACGCACGGTTCTGATTCCGTTGATTTTGGAGCATCCAGGTGACTCAGGGTCTCGGAAAGACTTCTTTTTATGTGCATTCACGTAAAAAGAAGatgcattttaaaaataggaATATCAATTTCTCACGAATGCGAACAGCCGGTTTGTTGGGAAAAAAAGATACTCGTTTTATTCACCAATGCGATTATGCGATgaataatatgcatatattactATGCGTACGTGTTCTCGCGTTTCTCGCGTCGGTTTTACATACAATTGCGTAACGCTCGTCGGTGACGTAGTTTCATAGTGCAAAGTTTATTACCCAGTTTAAAAGGATGTAATTGTTTCCTCTAACAAAGACAGTCTCTATTTTTTGGTATATTAcgcatacaaaaatatttggtatttttttgttagaaatattattttacttaatttattaatgaatcaatatatatattgaggTATCGATTTTTCTCAGAAACAACagctgaaaaatataaatagttatttgaattgtatatataagcGATTGGAAATAAGAATCGCATTTTCGCTTTAAAGattcgaataataaataataaaatttcacctTCCGTTTCAACAAAAATCCGATTTGTGTAGTAGAGTGTAGCTTATAGCCATTTggaaatgtttgaaaaataaatacgagGATTGCGATTGAATTTGAGATCATTTCTCTTTGTAGGGTATTAAAAAACCTTTTAAAGAGGTGATTAAAGCGAATGTGGGCGATGCCCATGCGATGGGTCAGCAACCCATTTCGTTCCTGCGGCAAGTACTCACTCTAACGGTTTCGCCGGATCTGTTGAACGATCCAAGTTACCCGGAGGATGTGAAGGCTCGCGCCCAGATGGTCCTGGAAGGCTGCAAGGGCGGCAGCGTGGGCTCGTACTCGGAATCGGCCGGCATCGAGATTATTCGCAAAGATATTGCACGCTATATCCAGGAACGCGATGGCGGTATCCCCTGCGATTACCACAATATCATTCTCTCGAACGGCGCTTCCGACGGTATCAAGGTACGCAGACTCGAAGCatctttttttgtcttttcgTTATTCAAAATTGGAAGCAATCATTTGGAAATAATCTAATCATTTAGtaatattctgaaaaataGATTGACAGATGtaaaagtaagaaataattttaagtaaagaaAAAGTTGAAAAGTTTTGCAatcttattactatttttttctatgtaacaagaataaaaagttattttatgaGAATAGCACATACAGGGTGTTTCCTAATAAGTGGGAATTATTGCAGTGGTAGATTCAGGACacaaaaacaatgaaaaaagtTCATCAACAAGTATTTTACCTTGTTTACGGGTTATAGTTTGTACTCCATGTTTGTACTACATGTTTGTACTCCAGTAATATGGAGCTGCTTAACGTTCTAGATGCTCGAAATGACCACATTCAGTTCGTATTTGTAAACAATATTCAATATCTTTGCAATATTTCCCGACCTTGTTGATTTCACACATTCTATTAATTGAGTTTACGCACTTCAGATTGTTTTCTTGCTAGAAgcacttaataatttattcaatagaATTTGTGAAGTCAACAAAGTTGGGAAATATTTAGGAGATATTGAGTACTGTTTACAAATACAAACCAAATATGACCATTTCGAGCACTTCGTATGAAGGTAAGCAGCTGTAAATTACTGGAGCACAGAAATATGGTTTTATAACTCGGAAACAAAGGTCAAATAGGATATATGTTTatgtaaacttttttaattttttttatcctaaATTCATCACTGTAATACTTCCCACTTATTAGGAAaccttgtatatattattacatatacatgtattatagagagttttatataatacgcggtatataagattaaaattggcaaattttagtattttagaCAGACTGATGCGATACTAGCTATtagtgttatattttttctttctttatcgcATCCTTGTCTGATTTCGAATTTTTCCTTTCCAGTCATTCCTGAAGTTATTCAACGAAAGGATCAATGGCAAGCCATCCGGCGTGCTGATCCCGATTCCGCAATATCCTTTGTACTCAGCAACTCTGACGGAGTTCGGTCTCGCCCAGATTGGATACTATTTGGATGAAGACAACAAGTGGTCGCTGCAGATCAACGAGCTGGAACGAGCTCTAAGAGAGGTCAAGGATACGTGTAATCCTCGAGTGTTAGTAGTGATCAATCCTGGTAATCCGACTGGTCAAGTATTGACTCGTAAAAACATCGAAGACGTCATCCAGTTCGCTTATAAGAATCATCTGTTCTTGCTGGCCGACGAGGTCTATCAGGACAACATATACGACAAGGACAGTGCGTTCCATTCCTTCAAGAAAGTCATGACAGAGATGGGCGAGCCGTATTCGAAGATGGAACTCGCGTCGTTTATGTCAATCTCGAAAGGTGCGTGAGAAAAGATATGGAATCAGGAATATAATAACTCGTTAGGAGTCACAAaaagcaatttatttaaaatgttacattttttggCAATTTATGGCCGGTATATTCATATAGGtatagtcagatcttatttcaagaccgtcttaagtataatattttaagatgctaatacagttctgtgattggttaatgacatcctAAGATTGTACTGAAGAtggttttaaatataagaaccgactataaATACTGGCATAAGGGACATTGAATTCTTAACCCCTTGGCTGTTAGGCGAAAAAAATACTTGTGGGCCAAAAATGGTTTTAACAAaagagtaaataaaattataaaaaaggtGCTTTCTGGGTTTTTTTAAGTCTAAAAATTTgaggttaaaattttaaaatttaaaacggaaacgtttataaaaattcttttaaattaatttttatgcaaactgagcgatattttaaattatttggcCGTCATAATATAAatccattattttaaattattaatacattttaatttaaaaaacggaATCAGCCGCttcaaaaacttttaaaaaaactttttatgcaattaaatcttattttgaattttttacatcatattaaatttgtcgttttaaattgttgaatttaaaatcagcggtttttcaaaaactttttaatataaatttttacgcaAATCGaacaattttttgcattttcagTCCACCATATTAgatccgccattttaaatttcgcAACTTTGATTTCAGATTTGAATTCAGCAATCCCAAAAACATATAGATATTGGGGTTGCTAAATTCAAATCTATTCCAATTGCTCCGTTAAAAGTATGTTTTCTTAAATGTGCGGATTTTTCCGTCATGAACAGTCCCGGGCCAATTTTGTGTGTGGAGTTTCCGTCATTGACAGTCAAAgggttaaattatacattcacgagtttattcttttaattgaaatattgaacATCGATATTTGATTTGAGAAGACATTAAATCTTGGTTTTCAAGTTAAGAATTCATGAATAGATTTCTTTCTCGGAAAATTTCGTgctaacatatttttatttttagggTATATGGGCGAGTGCGGAATCCGCGGCGGTTACGGCGAGATCATCAACATGGATCCGGAAGTGATGAAAGTGCTGTTGAAGTCGATCTCCGCGATGCTGTGTCCTACCGTGCTCGGTCAGGTCGTAATGGGCGTTGTGACGAATCCTCCGCGACCGAATGAGCCATCGTATGAGCAATTCcagaaggagaagaaggaaaCGCTGCGCTCCTTGGCAGAGAGATCGCAGCTCGTCGTCGATACACTCAATAGTATTCCAGGATATAAGGTGACTGTCCTTTCGTGAGAACAAAAGCTGCGTACGATTATTTCTACAATGTCTTTGCCTTTTTTTCAGGCAAATCCGCCGATGGGTGCGATGTACGTGTTCCCGCGCTTCGAGCTGCCACCGAAGGCGATTGAGGCGGCGCGAGCGAAGAAGCAGGAACCAGACGTCTTTTATGCGTTCCAACTGTTAGAGAACACTGGGATCTGCGTGATCCCAGGTTCGGGCTTCGGCCAGCTACCTGGCACATACCATTTCCGGACCACGATACTGCCgcaaaaggaaaaaatcaaAACAATGCTCGAAGCACTGAAGCAATTCCACATCAAATTCCTTAAGGAatatagttaaataataaatttccattTGGAAAAATTGAGATTATATAGAATAGAAATAGGAATTAATAACGAATGATCGCCTGTGCATATTGTGAGGCTGTGCATATCTGCGTGAGGACTGATTGCCAGTCCAAACGCATCGCaaacgtaaattatttttattacgattaATAACTCATTACTGAGAGACCAGTTATCGCATACGACGTTGTTATTGAGTTGTGTAGAAATCGTCAAAAAACTTTACATTTTGTtgtatgtaaatgtaaatgtaaatcatTGCTGaagaatatttgtaaatatctggtaattattgttatgccAACAACAATCGATATTATGTAATAGTCaacaagaaaaaagattaaatattgttgCAGGCAGGctgccgtttttttttctcacgcaATTCCTTGGTCTTTCCCAActcaatttctaattataatttcttctctAAAGTATTATACtttctttatcatttgcaACTCTACAACACATGTACAGAATGAAATTTTGTTGTGCGTACAAtatcttctctctttcactcGCTTGCTCTAAATGTATAAGTTCTAAATTGATTACTGTTAATTCGCAGAGGTATATGAAAGAGTTTTGAAGAggaggaaaataataaagaattaattttgccTTGATGTAAAAGGAATGCAGAagactataatatataattaaaattgaatgcgttgcgcataaattaaaattgagtaggaaaaagaaagacgtCATTGATCGTTTTCTTTCAACG
This sequence is a window from Temnothorax longispinosus isolate EJ_2023e chromosome 11, Tlon_JGU_v1, whole genome shotgun sequence. Protein-coding genes within it:
- the LOC139821979 gene encoding alanine aminotransferase 1-like; translation: MSHACLRNAVIAGGWPTKTMTAAATARQSAGSGGGALIGRGVGMADVPVPVSSMPMLVQPLLPVIQCRDMASSAAAVAAASSRGKVLTPDNVFENLRKMEYAVRGPLLLRALEIEKELKKGIKKPFKEVIKANVGDAHAMGQQPISFLRQVLTLTVSPDLLNDPSYPEDVKARAQMVLEGCKGGSVGSYSESAGIEIIRKDIARYIQERDGGIPCDYHNIILSNGASDGIKSFLKLFNERINGKPSGVLIPIPQYPLYSATLTEFGLAQIGYYLDEDNKWSLQINELERALREVKDTCNPRVLVVINPGNPTGQVLTRKNIEDVIQFAYKNHLFLLADEVYQDNIYDKDSAFHSFKKVMTEMGEPYSKMELASFMSISKGYMGECGIRGGYGEIINMDPEVMKVLLKSISAMLCPTVLGQVVMGVVTNPPRPNEPSYEQFQKEKKETLRSLAERSQLVVDTLNSIPGYKANPPMGAMYVFPRFELPPKAIEAARAKKQEPDVFYAFQLLENTGICVIPGSGFGQLPGTYHFRTTILPQKEKIKTMLEALKQFHIKFLKEYS